In Lepidochelys kempii isolate rLepKem1 chromosome 8, rLepKem1.hap2, whole genome shotgun sequence, a single genomic region encodes these proteins:
- the LOC140916552 gene encoding large ribosomal subunit protein eL28-like: MLAHLQWMIVRNSSNFLLKQNKATYSTEPNNLKARNSFHYNRLIHRKTVGVKLMADGKGIVVELKKRAVQRKPATSYEKTAINKNAQATLNSLRHIIHKNSFRKDLCMSALQSQKPVVVKKKRTWATKTA; encoded by the coding sequence ATGTTGGCCCATCTGCAGTGGATGATCGTTCGCAACAGCTCCAACTTCCTCCTCAAGCAGAACAAAGCAACCTACAGCACCGAGCCGAACAACCTGAAGGCCAGAAACTCCTTCCACTACAACAGGCTGATCCATCGCAAGACGGTCGGCGTGAAGCTCATGGCAGACGGGAAGGGGATTGTGGTGGAGCTGAAGAAACGGGCAGTCCAGCGCAAGCCAGCCACGTCCTATGAGAAGACGGCCATTAACAAGAACGCCCAGGCTACGCTCAACAGCCTGCGTCACATCATCCACAAGAACAGCTTCCGCAAGGATCTGTGCATGAGCGCCCTGCAGAGCCAGAAGCCGGTGGTGGTGAAGAAGAAGAGAACCTGGGCTACCAAGACAGCATGA